A DNA window from Jaculus jaculus isolate mJacJac1 chromosome 1, mJacJac1.mat.Y.cur, whole genome shotgun sequence contains the following coding sequences:
- the Fen1 gene encoding flap endonuclease 1, with the protein MGIQGLAKLIADVAPGAIRENDIKSYFGRKVAIDASMSIYQFLIAVRQGGDVLQNEEGETTSHLMGMFYRTIRMMENGIKPVYVFDGKPPQLKSGELAKRSERRAEAEKQLQQAQEAGAEEEVEKFTKRLVKVTKQHNDECKHLLSLMGIPYLDAPSEAEASCAALVKAGKVYAAATEDMDCLTFGSPVLMRHLTASEAKKLPIQEFHLSRILQELGLNQEQFVDLCILLGSDYCESIRGIGPKRAVDLIQKHKSIEEIVRRLDPNKYPVPENWLHKEAQQLFLEPEVLDPESVELKWNEPNEEELVKFMCGEKQFSEERIRSGVKRLSKSRQGSTQGRLDDFFKVTGSLSSAKRKVPEPKGSAKKKAKTGAAGKFKKGK; encoded by the coding sequence ATGGGAATTCAAGGCCTTGCCAAACTAATCGCTGATGTGGCCCCCGGTGCCATCCGGGAGAATGACATCAAGAGCTACTTTGGCCGCAAGGTGGCCATTGATGCCTCCATGAGTATTTACCAGTTCCTGATTGCCGTTCGGCAGGGGGGGGATGTGCTGCAGAATGAGGAGGGAGAGACCACCAGCCACCTGATGGGCATGTTCTACCGCACCATccgcatgatggagaatggcatcaAGCCCGTGTATGTCTTTGATGGCAAACCGCCACAGCTGAAGTCAGGCGAGCTGGCCAAACGCAGTGAGCGGCGAGCCGAGGCTGAGAAGCAGCTGCAGCaggctcaggaggctggggcagaggaggaggtggaaaagTTCACAAAGCGGCTGGTGAAGGTCACCAAGCAGCACAACGATGAGTGCAAACACCTGCTGAGTCTCATGGGCATCCCATACCTTGATGCGCCCAGCGAGGCTGAAGCCAGCTGTGCTGCCCTGGTGAAGGCTGGCAAAGTCTATGCTGCGGCCACTGAGGACATGGACTGCCTCACTTTTGGCAGCCCCGTGCTGATGAGACACCTGACTGCCAGCGAGGCCAAGAAACTGCCCATCCAGGAATTCCACCTGAGCCGGATTCTGCAGGAGCTGGGTCTGAACCAGGAGCAATTTGTGGATCTGTGCATCCTGCTGGGTAGCGACTACTGTGAGAGTATCCGGGGCATTGGGCCCAAGCGAGCTGTGGACCTCATCCAGAAGCACAAGAGCATTGAGGAGATAGTGCGGCGGCTCGACCCCAACAAGTACCCTGTGCCAGAAAACTGGCTCCACAAGGAGGCCCAGCAGCTCTTCCTGGAGCCTGAGGTGCTGGACCCAGAGTCTGTTGAGCTGAAATGGAATGAGCCAAATGAAGAAGAGCTGGTCAAATTCATGTGTGGAGAGAAGCAGTTCTCAGAGGAGCGGATTCGCAGTGGGGTCAAGCGGCTGAGCAAGAGCCGGCAAGGCAGCACCCAGGGCCGCCTGGATGATTTCTTCAAGGTGACTGGTTCTCTCTCTTCTGCTAAACGCAAGGTGCCAGAACCCAAGGGGTCTGCCAAGAAGAAAGCAAAGACTGGGGCAGCAGGGAAGttcaaaaagggaaaataa
- the Tmem258 gene encoding transmembrane protein 258 — translation MELEAMSRYTSPVNPAVFPHLTVVLLAIGMFFTAWFFVYEVTSTKYTRDIYKELLISLVASLFMGFGVLFLLLWVGIYV, via the exons ATG GAGCTTGAGGCCATGAGCAGATACACCAGCCCAGTCAACCCAGCTGTCTTCCCCCACCTGACCGTGGTGCTTCTGGCCATAGGCATGTTCTTCACTGCATGGTTCTTCGT TTATGAAGTCACCTCCACCAAGTACACACGGgatatctacaaagaactcctCATCTCCTTGGTGGCTTCACTCTTCATGGGCTTTGGagtcctcttcctcctgctctggGTCGGCATCTACGTATGA